A region of Medicago truncatula cultivar Jemalong A17 unplaced genomic scaffold, MtrunA17r5.0-ANR MtrunA17Chr0c26, whole genome shotgun sequence DNA encodes the following proteins:
- the LOC120577879 gene encoding uncharacterized protein, whose amino-acid sequence MCVDYRDLNKASPKDDFPLPHIDVLVDSTARCKVFSFMDGFSGYNQIKMAPEDREKTSFIMPWGAFCYLVMPFGLINAGATYQRGMTKIFHDMIHKEIEVYVDDMIVKSGTEEEHVEYLSKMFQRLRKYKLRLNPNKCTFGVRSGKLLGFIVSQKGIEVDPDKVKAIREMPAPKTEKQVRGFLGRLNYISRFISHMTATCGPIFKLLRKDQGIVWTEDCQKAFDSIKGYLLEPPILVPPVEGRPLIMYLTVLEDSMGCVLGQQDETGKKEHAIYYLSKKFTDCESRYSMLEKTCCALAWAAKRLRHYMVNHTTWLISKMDPIKYIFEKPTLTGRIARWQMLLSEYDIVYRTQKAIKGSILADHLAHQPIEDYQPIKFDFPDEEIMYLKMKDCDEPLFGEGPDPDSKWGLIFDGAVNVYGNGIGAVILTPKGTHIPFTARLRFDCTNNIAEYEACIMGIEEAIDLRIKNIDIYGDSALVINQIKGKWETHHDGLVPYRDYARRLLTFFNKVELQHIPRDENQMADALATLSSMIKVNHGNDVPLISVKFLDRPAYVFAAEAVFDDKPWFHDIKVFLQTQEYPPGASRKDKRTLRRLSGNFFLSGDVLYKRNFDSVLLRCVDRREADLLMHEIHEGSFGTHSSGYSMAKKALRAGYYWITMHADCHHYAKKCHKCQIYADKIHVPPSMLNVISSPWPFSMWGIDMIGRIEPKASNGHRFILVAIDYFTKWVEAASYANVTKQVVVRFIKNNIICRYGVPNKIITDNGATPFSLVYGTEAILPVEVEIPSLRVLMEAELSEAEWCQNRYDQLNSIEEKRMAALCHGQLYQTRMKQAFDKKVRPREFKEGDLVVKSIKSFQPDPRGKWTHNYEGPYVVKRAFSGGALILTTMDGEDLPRP is encoded by the exons atgtgtgttgactatCGGGATTTGAACAAAGCTAGTCCGAAAGATGATTTCCCTTTACCTCACATTGATGTATTGGTTGATAGTACTGCTAGATGCAAGGtattctccttcatggatggattCTCCGGGTATAACCAGATCAAGATGGCTCcagaagatagagaaaagacgtcgtTCATCATGCCTTGGGGTGCTTTCTGCTACTTAGTAATGCCGTTTGGGttgataaatgctggtgccactTACCAGAGAGGCATGACTAAAATATTCCATGATATGATACATAAAGAGATTGAAgtgtatgtggatgacatgattgtcaAATCAGgcactgaagaagaacatgttgagtatttgtcGAAGATGTTTCAACGTTTGAGAAAGTACAAACTCCGTTTGAATCCTAACAAGTGTACCTTCGGTGTTAGATCCGGCAAGCTCTTGGGTTTTATTGTCAGCCAGAAGGGTATTGAAGTAGATCCCGACAAAGTCAAAGCTATCAGGGAAATGCCTGCTCCAAAGACAGAGAAACAAGTTAGGGGCTTTCTAGGAAGATTGAACTACATCTCCAGATTCATCTCTCATATGACTGCCACATGTGGGCCGATATTCAAGTTACTCCGTAAAGATCAAGGGATTGTTTGGACGGAAGATTGCCAGAAAGCTTTTGACAGCATCAAAGGGTATTTGTTAGAACCTCCGATTCTTGTCCCTCCGGTCGAAGGgaggcctttgatcatgtatttgactGTGTTAGAAGATTCTATGGGCTGTGTGTTGGGTCAACAAGacgagactggaaagaaagagcacgcCATTTACTACTTGAGTAAGAAGTTTACTGATTGTGAGTCCCGATATTCTATGCTTGAGAAAACCTGTTGCGCTTTGGCATGGGCTGCTAAGCGTCTTCGTCACTATATGGTTAATCACactacttggttgatatccaaaatggatccgatcaagtacATTTTTGAGAAGCCGACTTTAACAGGAAGAATTGCTCGTTGGCAGATgttattgtccgagtatgatattGTCTACCGCACTCAGAAAGCCATCAAAGGTAGTATTCTTGCTGACCATTTAGCTCATCAACCAATTGAAGATTATCAGCCTATCAAGTTTGATTTTccagatgaagagatcatgtatttaaagatGAAAGATTGTGATGAACCATTGTTTGGTGAAGGTCCTGATCCAGACTCTAAgtggggtttgatatttgatggggcCGTTAATGTCTATGGTAATGGAATAGGGGCGGTTATCCTTACTCCAAAGGGTACTCACATTCCTTTCACTGCAAGACTCCGGTTTGATTGCACGAACAACATTGCAGAATATGAAGCTTGCATCATGggtattgaagaagccattgactTGAGGATCAAAAATATTGACATATATGGAGATTCAGCTCTTGTgattaaccagatcaaaggaaaatgggaaACTCACCATGATGGTTTGGTACCTTACAGAGACTATGCAAGACGTTTGTTGACTTTCTTCAACAAGGTGGAACTGCAACACATTCCTCGGgatgagaatcaaatggcaGATGCCCTAGCTACTTTATCTTCAATGATCAAAGTGAATCATGGCAATGACGTGCCGCTGATCAGTGTCAAATTCCTTGATAGGCCTGCTTATGTGTTTGCAGCCGAAGCAGTTTTCGATGATAAGCCGTGGTTTCATGATATTAAGGTGTTTCTTCAAACTCAAGAGTACCCTCCTGGGGCATCCCGTAAAGATAAGAGAACTTTAAGAAGATTGTCTGGTAACTTCTTTCTAAGTGGAGATGTTTTGTACAAAAGGAACTTTGATTCAGTTTTGCTCCGATGTGTGGACCGACGAGAAGCAgatttattaatgcatgagatACATGAAGGCTCATTTGGGACCCATTCTAGTGGATATTCAATGGCTAAGAAAGCATTGAGGGCAGGCTACTACTGGATAACAATGCATGCTGATTGCCATCACTATGCCAAGAAATGTCACAAGTGCCAGATTTATGCAGATAAGATTCATGTACCACCATCTATGCTCAACGTTATCTCGTCTCCGTGGCCattctctatgtggggcattgataTGATTGGTCGGATCGAACCAAAAGCTTCCAATGGACATCGTTTCATACTAGTGGccattgactacttcaccaagtgggttgaagcggcTTCTTatgccaatgtgaccaagcaggtGGTGGTCCGgtttatcaagaacaatatcatatGTCGCTATGGTGTCCCTAACAAGATTATCACGGATAATG gggcaacccctttttcCTTGGTGTATGGTACGGAAGCGATACTTCCTGTAGAAGTTGAAATCCCGTCTTTGAGAGTCTTGATGGAAGCTGAGTTGTCAGAGGCTGAATGGTGTCAGAATAGGTACGATCAGTTGAATTCGATTGAGGAGAAGCGCATGGCTGCTTTGTGTCACGGACAACTATATCAGACCAGGATGAAACAAGCATTTGAtaagaaggttcgtccccgtgaaTTTAAAGAAGGAGACCTGGTGGTCAAGAGTATCAAGTCTTTTCAACCGGACCCCAGGGGCAAGTGGACACATAATTATGAAGGTCCCTATGTAGTGAAGAGAGCtttctctggtggtgctttaattcttacaaccATGGATGGAGAGGATTTACCTCGTCct